A region from the Variovorax sp. RKNM96 genome encodes:
- a CDS encoding branched-chain amino acid ABC transporter permease, whose amino-acid sequence MFLKRLLSNDMPRSRLLALLLVALFLALAFAPFIFPGVKALSVAAKILVFVVLVASFDLLLGYTGIVSFAHTMFFGIGAYGIAISASRLGPNWGAVLVGLGASLAISLVLSFAIGLFSLRVRAIFFAMITLAVASAFQTLASQLSDFTGGEDGLTFKLPELISPSFEFAEEPFLGVSLDGRLLCYYLLFVAAVVLVLALLRIVNSPFGRVLQAIRENEFRAEAIGYRVVVYRTTAAVLSALFATLAGAMLAIWLRYNGPDTSLSFEIMIDVLLIVVIGGMGTIYGAAIGAVLFVVAQSYLQDLLRLGSEAASGLPWLAALLSPDRWLLWLGVLFVLSVYYFPTGIVGKLRARAAR is encoded by the coding sequence ATGTTCCTGAAACGACTTCTCTCCAACGACATGCCGCGCAGCCGCCTCCTGGCGCTGCTGCTCGTGGCGCTGTTCCTCGCGCTGGCGTTCGCGCCGTTCATCTTCCCGGGCGTGAAGGCGCTCAGCGTCGCGGCCAAGATCCTGGTGTTCGTGGTGCTGGTCGCGAGCTTCGATTTGCTCCTGGGCTACACCGGCATCGTGAGCTTCGCGCACACGATGTTCTTCGGCATCGGTGCGTACGGCATCGCGATTTCCGCTTCGCGGCTCGGGCCCAACTGGGGCGCGGTGCTCGTGGGGCTGGGCGCATCGCTCGCGATCTCGCTGGTGCTCTCGTTCGCCATCGGCCTGTTCTCGTTGCGGGTGCGCGCGATCTTCTTCGCGATGATCACGTTGGCCGTGGCCTCGGCATTCCAGACGCTCGCTTCGCAGCTGTCGGACTTCACCGGCGGCGAAGACGGCCTGACCTTCAAGCTGCCCGAGCTGATCTCGCCGAGCTTCGAGTTTGCCGAGGAGCCGTTCCTCGGCGTCTCGCTCGACGGCCGGCTGCTCTGCTACTACCTGCTGTTCGTCGCGGCCGTGGTGCTGGTGCTCGCGCTGCTGCGCATCGTGAACTCGCCCTTCGGCCGCGTGCTGCAGGCCATTCGCGAGAACGAGTTCCGCGCCGAGGCCATCGGCTACCGCGTGGTGGTGTACCGCACGACGGCCGCCGTGCTGTCGGCGCTGTTTGCCACGCTGGCCGGCGCGATGCTCGCGATCTGGCTGCGCTACAACGGGCCCGACACCTCGCTGAGCTTCGAGATCATGATCGACGTGCTGCTGATCGTGGTGATCGGCGGCATGGGCACCATCTACGGCGCGGCCATCGGCGCGGTGCTGTTCGTGGTGGCGCAGAGCTACCTGCAGGACCTGCTGCGCCTGGGCAGCGAGGCGGCGAGCGGGCTGCCGTGGCTCGCTGCGCTGCTGTCGCCCGACCGCTGGTTGCTATGGCTGGGCGTGCTGTTCGTGCTGTCGGTGTATTACTTTCCGACCGGCATCGTCGGCAAGCTGCGGGCGAGGGCGGCACGATGA
- the hpnC gene encoding squalene synthase HpnC: protein MSATPHLAAPPAHYENFPVASWLCPPHLRPPIAAIYHFARTADDIADEGDASPEQRLAELRAYRDELAAAAQGEALATSRWPHVFGPLAHSIAQYGLPEDLLADLLSAFMQDIEKTRDHGTYADRAELLDYCRRSANPIGRLLLHLYGVHDAEALAQSDAICTALQLINFWQDPSVDLPRGRFYFPLTDCARRGLTREHFKVFEPLSDAPPPQEAINLVSVVSFWARELMDEGAPLVHRLPGRAGWELRLVVQGGLRILDKITDLGFDTFSQRPTIGKADAPMLLWKTLRMRRQWRPMKAAPPR, encoded by the coding sequence GTGTCCGCCACTCCCCACCTCGCCGCCCCGCCGGCGCACTACGAAAATTTTCCGGTCGCCTCGTGGCTCTGCCCGCCGCATCTGCGCCCGCCAATTGCCGCGATCTATCACTTCGCGCGCACCGCCGACGACATTGCCGACGAAGGCGATGCGTCGCCCGAGCAGCGGCTGGCCGAGTTGCGCGCCTACCGGGACGAGCTCGCCGCCGCCGCGCAGGGAGAGGCACTCGCCACCTCGCGCTGGCCGCACGTCTTCGGTCCGCTGGCCCACAGCATCGCGCAGTACGGTCTGCCCGAAGACCTGCTGGCCGACCTGCTGAGCGCCTTCATGCAGGACATCGAGAAGACCCGCGACCACGGCACTTATGCCGACCGCGCCGAACTGCTCGACTACTGCCGCCGCTCGGCCAACCCGATCGGGCGGCTGCTGCTGCATCTCTACGGCGTGCACGATGCAGAGGCGCTGGCGCAGAGCGACGCCATCTGCACCGCGCTGCAGCTCATCAACTTCTGGCAGGACCCGAGCGTGGACCTGCCCCGCGGGCGCTTCTATTTCCCGCTGACCGACTGCGCCCGGCGCGGGCTCACGCGCGAGCACTTCAAGGTGTTCGAGCCGCTCTCGGACGCGCCGCCGCCGCAGGAGGCCATCAACCTGGTCTCGGTTGTGTCCTTCTGGGCCCGCGAGCTGATGGACGAAGGCGCGCCGCTGGTGCATCGCCTGCCGGGCCGCGCGGGTTGGGAGCTGCGCCTGGTTGTGCAGGGTGGCCTGCGCATCCTCGACAAGATCACCGACCTGGGCTTCGACACCTTCTCGCAGCGCCCCACCATCGGCAAGGCCGATGCGCCCATGCTGCTCTGGAAGACGCTGCGGATGCGGAGACAATGGCGCCCCATGAAAGCAGCGCCTCCCCGATGA
- a CDS encoding branched-chain amino acid ABC transporter permease has product MKLDFDWKPLLLAPILALVALPLTGSFSTWLTLTVAGLAMGMIIFIIASGLTLVFGLMDVLNFGHGVFIALGAFVASSVLGLMGDWTGSQELWRNLVAVFPAMLVAMAVAGAVGFAFERFIVRPVYGQHLKQILITMGGMIIGEELIKVIWGPAQVPLPLPEALRGSLLIGDAAISKYRLLAVAVGVVVFGLLAWTLGRTKIGLLIRAGVQDREMVESLGYRIGRLFVGVFVVGSALAGLGGVMWGLFQQNLVPQMGAQVNVLIFIVIIIGGLGSTGGALIGALLVGLMTNYIGFLLPTVTQFASIFLMVAVLLWRPQGVYPVANR; this is encoded by the coding sequence ATGAAACTCGACTTCGACTGGAAGCCGCTGCTTCTTGCTCCCATCCTCGCGCTCGTCGCGCTGCCGCTCACCGGCTCGTTCTCGACCTGGCTCACGCTCACGGTCGCGGGCCTGGCGATGGGCATGATCATCTTCATCATCGCCTCGGGCCTCACGCTGGTGTTCGGCCTCATGGACGTGCTGAACTTCGGCCACGGCGTGTTCATCGCGCTCGGTGCCTTTGTGGCGAGCAGCGTGCTCGGCCTCATGGGCGACTGGACCGGCTCGCAGGAACTCTGGCGCAACCTCGTCGCGGTGTTCCCCGCGATGCTGGTCGCGATGGCCGTCGCGGGCGCGGTCGGGTTCGCCTTCGAGCGCTTCATCGTGCGGCCCGTCTACGGCCAGCATCTGAAGCAGATCCTCATCACGATGGGCGGCATGATCATCGGCGAGGAGCTCATCAAGGTGATCTGGGGCCCGGCGCAGGTGCCGCTGCCGTTGCCCGAGGCACTGCGCGGCTCGCTGTTGATCGGCGATGCGGCCATCAGCAAATACCGGCTGCTCGCGGTGGCCGTGGGCGTGGTGGTGTTCGGCCTGCTCGCATGGACGCTCGGCCGCACCAAGATCGGCCTGCTGATCCGCGCCGGCGTGCAGGACCGCGAGATGGTCGAGTCGCTGGGCTACCGCATCGGCCGGCTCTTCGTCGGCGTGTTCGTGGTGGGCAGCGCGCTGGCCGGTCTCGGTGGCGTGATGTGGGGGCTGTTCCAGCAGAACCTCGTGCCGCAGATGGGCGCGCAGGTGAATGTGTTGATCTTCATCGTGATCATCATCGGCGGGCTGGGCTCGACGGGCGGGGCGCTCATCGGTGCGCTGCTCGTGGGCCTCATGACCAACTACATCGGCTTCCTGCTGCCCACGGTCACGCAGTTCGCGAGCATCTTCCTGATGGTGGCGGTGCTGCTGTGGCGTCCGCAGGGCGTGTACCCCGTCGCGAACCGCTGA
- a CDS encoding DUF1993 domain-containing protein: MALSMYDISVPVFTRGLGQLTHLFDKSLAHAKANGIDTATLVDARLAPDMLTLAGQVQRASDASKLGAARIAGITAPSFPDEEKTWDDLLARIRKTQDFLATVDRALIDGQEERPVTIKQREGEVTFPAQRYLLQFALPNFFFHVTTAYDVLRHSGMPVGKLDYLGKF, encoded by the coding sequence ATGGCGCTCTCGATGTACGACATTTCGGTCCCGGTCTTCACCCGCGGACTCGGCCAGCTCACCCACCTGTTCGACAAGAGCCTGGCGCATGCCAAGGCCAACGGCATCGACACCGCCACGCTGGTCGACGCGCGCCTGGCGCCCGACATGCTCACGCTGGCCGGCCAGGTCCAGCGCGCGAGCGATGCATCCAAGCTCGGCGCCGCACGCATCGCGGGCATCACGGCACCCAGCTTTCCCGACGAGGAAAAGACCTGGGACGACTTGCTGGCCCGCATCCGCAAGACCCAGGATTTCCTCGCGACCGTGGACCGTGCCCTGATCGACGGCCAGGAAGAGCGCCCTGTGACCATCAAGCAGCGCGAAGGCGAGGTGACCTTCCCCGCGCAGCGCTACCTGCTGCAGTTCGCGCTGCCCAATTTCTTCTTCCACGTGACCACGGCCTACGACGTGCTGCGCCACAGCGGCATGCCGGTCGGCAAGCTGGACTACCTCGGCAAGTTCTGA
- the hpnE gene encoding hydroxysqualene dehydroxylase HpnE has translation MKIAVIGAGWAGLASAVEATRLGHAVTLFEAAHMPGGRARRVDHMHGMALDNGQHILIGAYTATLKLMREVGVDVERALHRLPLSLRFADGGGLKLPQLPAPLDLLVGIFTARGWTWRDKSSLLRTAVGWRLGGFRCAPDTTVAALCTGLTPRVMQELIEPLCVSALNTPVPQSSGEVFLRVLRDALFSGSGGADLLLPRVDLGALFPDAAMAWLTKHGATLHIGTRVRAIAPEAGQWRVDDETFDRVILACAPWDAARLVRASGLPADRWCEPTEALRFEAIATVYVRGASKLAEPMLALRSDPATAPAQFVFDRSQLDGPEGVLALVISANEASREVLEQQVIAQAATQLGQTSLEIIQTVVEKRATFACTPALARPPMRIAPGLQACGDYTEGPYPATLEGAVLSGLAAAQATP, from the coding sequence TTGAAGATAGCCGTCATCGGCGCCGGCTGGGCCGGTCTCGCCTCTGCGGTCGAGGCCACGCGGCTCGGTCATGCCGTCACGCTGTTCGAGGCGGCGCACATGCCGGGCGGACGGGCGCGGCGAGTCGACCACATGCACGGGATGGCGCTCGACAACGGGCAGCACATCCTGATCGGCGCCTACACGGCCACGCTGAAGCTGATGCGCGAAGTGGGCGTCGATGTGGAGAGGGCACTGCATCGCCTGCCACTCTCGCTGCGCTTTGCCGATGGCGGCGGACTGAAGCTGCCGCAGCTGCCCGCACCGCTCGATCTGCTGGTCGGCATCTTCACCGCGCGCGGCTGGACGTGGCGGGACAAGTCCTCGCTGCTGCGCACCGCCGTCGGATGGCGCCTCGGTGGATTCCGCTGCGCGCCCGACACCACGGTGGCCGCGCTCTGCACCGGTCTCACGCCGCGCGTGATGCAGGAGCTGATCGAGCCGCTGTGCGTCTCGGCGCTCAACACGCCGGTGCCCCAATCAAGCGGCGAAGTGTTCCTGCGCGTGCTGCGCGACGCGCTCTTCAGCGGAAGCGGCGGCGCGGACCTGCTGCTGCCGCGTGTGGACCTCGGCGCGCTGTTCCCGGATGCCGCGATGGCGTGGCTCACGAAGCACGGCGCAACGCTGCACATCGGCACGCGGGTACGGGCCATCGCACCCGAAGCCGGGCAGTGGCGCGTCGACGACGAAACCTTCGACCGGGTCATCCTGGCCTGCGCACCCTGGGATGCCGCGCGGCTCGTTCGTGCATCGGGCTTGCCGGCGGACCGCTGGTGCGAACCCACCGAGGCGTTGCGCTTCGAAGCCATCGCCACGGTCTACGTGCGCGGCGCCTCGAAGCTGGCGGAACCGATGCTGGCGCTGCGCAGCGATCCGGCCACAGCACCAGCCCAGTTCGTGTTCGACCGCAGCCAGCTCGACGGCCCTGAAGGCGTGCTCGCGCTGGTCATCAGCGCCAACGAAGCATCGCGCGAAGTGCTGGAGCAGCAAGTGATCGCGCAAGCCGCGACACAGTTGGGCCAGACATCGCTGGAGATCATCCAGACCGTCGTCGAGAAGCGCGCCACCTTCGCCTGCACGCCCGCGCTCGCTCGGCCGCCGATGCGCATCGCGCCCGGCCTGCAGGCCTGCGGCGACTACACCGAAGGCCCCTACCCCGCGACGCTCGAAGGCGCGGTGCTCAGCGGACTGGCGGCTGCTCAGGCGACCCCATGA
- a CDS encoding thioredoxin family protein, translated as MAGWPMQGALAASPGLKDYGRAPEFAGIEKWLNSGPLTMQGLAGKVVLVDFWTYTCINCIRTLPHVVRWYETYKDQGFVVVGVHSPEFAYERSTRNVQDAIERFNIRYPVAQDNGFATWKAYGNQYWPAFYLVDAKGQVMRQHFGEGEYAEMEAAIQALLARKAAG; from the coding sequence ATGGCCGGTTGGCCGATGCAGGGCGCGCTCGCCGCATCGCCGGGCCTCAAGGACTACGGCCGCGCGCCCGAGTTCGCGGGCATCGAGAAATGGCTCAACTCGGGCCCGCTCACGATGCAGGGGCTCGCGGGCAAGGTGGTGCTGGTCGACTTCTGGACCTACACCTGCATCAACTGCATCCGCACGCTGCCGCACGTGGTGCGCTGGTACGAGACGTACAAGGACCAGGGCTTCGTCGTCGTGGGCGTGCACTCGCCGGAGTTCGCCTACGAGCGGTCGACCCGCAACGTGCAGGACGCGATCGAGCGTTTCAACATCCGCTACCCGGTGGCGCAGGACAACGGCTTCGCGACCTGGAAGGCCTACGGCAACCAGTACTGGCCGGCGTTCTATCTGGTCGACGCCAAGGGGCAGGTGATGCGCCAGCACTTCGGCGAGGGCGAGTACGCCGAGATGGAGGCTGCGATCCAGGCGCTGCTGGCCCGCAAGGCAGCGGGCTGA
- a CDS encoding alpha/beta hydrolase — MSAPVIPTSHYAELAGREIHWLEWGAPDAPVVIAWHGLARTGRDMDELAQHFASRGFRVICPDTIGRGLSQWSPLPDEEYQLSFYAKLANALCDELRLGRVHWIGTSMGGAIGMVCASGLFEPRMKARIASLTLNDNAPQLAQAAIERIRAYAGQPPSFDTVAELEVFFRTVYKPYGWLSDAQWRRLTESSTRRLPDGRVTPHYDPAMVRQFSAHDNDYLIWPHYDLIDVPVLCLRGAESDLVLPEVVEEMRHRGPGAEGRLQVIEIQGCGHAPALNVPEQLEPIEGFIRAAGR, encoded by the coding sequence ATGAGCGCGCCCGTCATCCCCACATCGCACTACGCGGAACTTGCGGGCCGCGAAATCCACTGGCTCGAATGGGGCGCGCCCGATGCGCCGGTGGTCATCGCCTGGCATGGCCTTGCCCGCACCGGCCGGGACATGGATGAGTTGGCGCAGCACTTTGCCTCGCGCGGCTTTCGCGTGATCTGCCCTGACACCATCGGCCGCGGCCTCAGCCAGTGGAGCCCGCTGCCCGACGAGGAATACCAACTCTCGTTCTATGCAAAGCTCGCCAACGCGCTGTGCGACGAGCTGCGCCTCGGCCGCGTGCACTGGATCGGCACCTCGATGGGCGGCGCGATCGGCATGGTCTGCGCCTCGGGCCTGTTCGAGCCGCGCATGAAGGCGCGCATCGCGAGCCTCACGCTCAACGACAACGCGCCGCAGCTCGCGCAAGCGGCCATCGAGCGCATCCGCGCCTATGCGGGCCAGCCGCCTTCATTCGATACGGTGGCGGAGCTGGAGGTGTTCTTTCGCACCGTCTACAAGCCCTACGGCTGGCTCAGCGATGCGCAGTGGCGCCGGCTGACCGAGAGTTCCACTCGCCGCCTGCCCGACGGCCGCGTGACGCCGCACTACGACCCGGCGATGGTCCGGCAGTTCAGCGCACACGACAACGACTACCTGATCTGGCCGCACTACGACCTGATCGACGTGCCGGTGCTGTGCCTGCGCGGCGCCGAGTCGGACCTGGTGCTGCCCGAGGTGGTCGAGGAGATGCGGCACCGCGGGCCGGGCGCCGAGGGGCGGCTGCAGGTCATTGAAATCCAGGGGTGCGGTCACGCGCCGGCGCTCAACGTGCCCGAACAACTGGAGCCCATCGAAGGGTTTATCCGCGCCGCCGGTCGCTGA
- the hemH gene encoding ferrochelatase has product MPHDPMNASSANDRTAVLWCNLGSPDAPTAAAVRPYLADFLGDPRVVEIPKLLWALILHGIILRTRPAKSAAKYASIWMTEGSPLKVWTQKQAALLAGWLGERGHRVTVRDAMRYANPSIASRLDALQAEGATRVLVLQAYPQYSATTTASVIDAVNDWSRKQRRIPEFRFVNQYHDDPAYIDALAQGIERHWKAEGRGEVLLMSFHGIPARNIALGDPYQSQCLETARLLAARLGLSDAQHRVTFQSRFGRAKWLEPYTEPTLRELGASGVKRVDVVCPGFPADCLETLEEIAMEGREAFLHSGGQAFSYIPCLNDSPAWITALAGIAERNLAGWPTR; this is encoded by the coding sequence ATGCCCCACGACCCGATGAACGCCAGCTCCGCCAATGACCGCACCGCCGTGCTCTGGTGCAACCTCGGCTCTCCCGACGCCCCCACCGCCGCCGCCGTCCGCCCCTACCTCGCCGATTTCCTGGGCGACCCGCGCGTGGTCGAGATTCCGAAATTGCTCTGGGCGCTGATCCTGCACGGCATCATCCTGCGCACGCGGCCCGCCAAGTCCGCTGCCAAGTACGCGAGCATCTGGATGACCGAAGGCTCCCCGCTCAAGGTGTGGACGCAGAAGCAGGCGGCGCTCCTGGCCGGCTGGCTCGGCGAGCGCGGCCATCGCGTGACGGTGCGCGATGCAATGCGCTATGCCAACCCGTCGATCGCCTCCCGCCTCGATGCGCTGCAAGCCGAAGGCGCGACGCGCGTGCTCGTGCTGCAGGCCTATCCGCAGTACTCGGCCACGACCACTGCAAGCGTCATCGATGCGGTGAACGACTGGAGCCGCAAGCAGCGCCGCATTCCCGAATTCCGCTTCGTCAACCAGTACCACGACGACCCCGCCTACATCGATGCGCTCGCGCAGGGCATCGAGCGCCACTGGAAGGCCGAGGGCCGCGGCGAGGTGCTGCTGATGAGCTTCCACGGCATCCCCGCGCGCAACATCGCGCTCGGCGATCCGTACCAATCGCAGTGCCTGGAAACCGCCCGTCTGCTCGCGGCGCGGCTCGGTCTTTCCGACGCGCAGCATCGCGTCACCTTCCAGTCGCGCTTCGGCCGCGCCAAGTGGCTCGAGCCCTACACCGAGCCGACGCTGCGCGAGCTCGGCGCGAGCGGCGTGAAGCGGGTGGACGTGGTGTGCCCGGGCTTCCCGGCCGACTGCCTGGAGACGTTGGAAGAAATTGCGATGGAAGGCCGCGAGGCCTTCCTGCATTCGGGGGGCCAGGCCTTCAGCTACATCCCCTGCCTCAACGACAGCCCGGCGTGGATCACCGCCCTCGCGGGCATCGCCGAACGAAACCTGGCGGGCTGGCCGACCCGGTAG
- a CDS encoding HAD-IA family hydrolase, with translation MTSAPTAPANAAPLDVQRISAISLDLDDTLWPIWPTIERAEAVLQEWLLREAPKTASLLLTPGILRELREATEKERSDLAHDLSALRRESIRTALKRSGEDPALADPAFDAFFAERQRVTLYDDALPALKWLSERYPLIAVSNGNADIHLTGVGRWFRTAFNARAFGSGKPHAPIFRAAAASVGLLPKDVLHVGDDAELDVVGALNAGMQAAWLVRDERPWVHGARPQLIVPNLHALCVALGA, from the coding sequence ATGACCTCCGCCCCCACAGCGCCGGCGAACGCCGCGCCGCTCGACGTCCAACGCATCTCCGCGATCTCGCTCGACCTCGACGACACCCTCTGGCCCATCTGGCCGACCATCGAACGCGCCGAGGCCGTGCTGCAGGAATGGCTGTTGCGCGAGGCGCCCAAGACGGCTTCGCTGCTGCTCACGCCCGGCATCCTGCGCGAACTGCGCGAAGCCACCGAGAAGGAGCGCTCGGACCTCGCACATGACCTGAGCGCGCTGCGCCGTGAGTCGATCCGCACCGCGCTGAAGCGCTCCGGTGAAGACCCGGCGCTGGCCGATCCCGCCTTCGATGCCTTCTTCGCGGAGCGCCAGCGCGTGACGCTCTATGACGATGCGCTGCCCGCGCTCAAGTGGCTCAGCGAACGCTACCCGTTGATCGCCGTGTCGAACGGCAACGCCGACATCCACCTGACCGGCGTGGGCCGGTGGTTCCGCACCGCGTTCAATGCACGCGCCTTCGGCAGCGGCAAGCCGCATGCGCCGATCTTCCGCGCCGCCGCGGCCTCGGTCGGCCTGCTGCCCAAGGACGTGCTGCACGTGGGCGACGACGCCGAGCTCGACGTGGTCGGCGCGCTCAATGCCGGCATGCAGGCCGCCTGGCTGGTGCGCGACGAGCGCCCCTGGGTGCATGGCGCGCGACCTCAGCTGATCGTGCCGAACCTGCACGCGCTGTGCGTGGCGCTGGGCGCCTGA
- a CDS encoding LysE family translocator, translating to MHLSNWLIFCGVTLLVAFTPGPAVLLAVSNSISVGPRRAMISSMGNAVGLFMVSAAAMAGLGVVLTTSASAFMVLKVAGAAYLIYLGIKQWRNRASVFSDLAATGAPAAPRAAWRLFGNGVTVALTNPKGILFFSALFPQFLVHDAPILGQFAVLTATFAAGSVLSHAFYVLLARMLKKQLSDPRRSKLFNRVSGGAFVLLGLSLLRLPNKAA from the coding sequence GTGCACCTCTCCAACTGGCTCATCTTCTGCGGCGTTACGCTGCTCGTCGCCTTCACCCCCGGTCCGGCCGTGCTGCTCGCGGTCTCGAACTCGATTTCCGTGGGCCCGCGACGCGCGATGATCAGTTCGATGGGCAACGCGGTGGGCCTGTTCATGGTGTCGGCCGCCGCGATGGCGGGGCTGGGCGTGGTGCTGACGACCTCGGCCTCTGCGTTCATGGTGCTGAAGGTGGCCGGCGCGGCGTACCTGATCTACCTGGGCATCAAGCAGTGGCGCAACCGGGCCAGCGTGTTTTCCGACCTGGCCGCAACCGGCGCGCCCGCCGCACCGCGTGCTGCATGGCGGCTGTTCGGCAACGGCGTGACCGTGGCGCTCACCAATCCCAAGGGCATCCTGTTCTTCTCGGCGCTGTTCCCGCAGTTCCTCGTGCACGACGCGCCGATCCTCGGGCAGTTCGCGGTGCTCACCGCCACCTTCGCCGCGGGCTCGGTGCTGTCGCACGCGTTTTATGTGCTGCTGGCGCGGATGCTGAAGAAGCAGCTGTCCGATCCGCGCCGGTCGAAGCTCTTCAATCGCGTGTCCGGCGGTGCTTTCGTGCTGCTGGGCCTGAGCTTGCTGCGCCTGCCCAACAAGGCGGCCTGA
- a CDS encoding NIPSNAP family protein yields MVTCYLRYIVDAYKLKEFEHYGKLWIPLVEKFGGKHHGYFLPSEGANDVALAMFSFPSLAAYEKYRADSMQDPECQAAFKYAQDTRCFLSYERSFFRPVFE; encoded by the coding sequence ATGGTCACCTGCTACCTGCGCTACATCGTCGACGCCTACAAGCTCAAGGAATTCGAGCACTACGGCAAGCTCTGGATTCCGCTGGTCGAGAAGTTCGGCGGCAAGCACCACGGCTACTTCCTGCCCTCGGAAGGCGCCAACGACGTCGCGCTGGCGATGTTCAGTTTTCCGAGCCTCGCGGCCTATGAGAAATACCGCGCCGATTCGATGCAGGACCCCGAGTGCCAGGCGGCGTTCAAGTACGCGCAGGACACACGCTGCTTCCTGAGCTACGAGCGCAGCTTCTTCCGCCCCGTCTTCGAATAG
- the hpnD gene encoding presqualene diphosphate synthase HpnD — protein MNPEQYVQDKAAASGSSFYYAFLFLPKPRRAAITAFYAFCREVDDVVDEVTDPGVAATKLAWWRTEVAQAFAGTPRHPVMQALMPHAAAYGIEARQLLEVIDGCQMDLDQTRYLDFPGLARYCHLVAGVVGEVAARIFGQTDPQTTAYAHKLGLALQLTNILRDVGEDALRGRIYLPVNELQQFDVKAHEILNRVHSDRFVALMKFQAQRAHAAYDEALALLPVADRRTQKPGLMMASIYRTLLREIERDDFQVLNQRVSLTPVRKFWLAWKVQALGRI, from the coding sequence ATGAATCCCGAGCAATACGTGCAAGACAAGGCCGCCGCCTCGGGCAGCAGTTTCTATTACGCCTTCCTGTTCCTGCCCAAGCCCCGGCGCGCCGCGATCACGGCGTTCTATGCCTTCTGCCGCGAGGTCGACGACGTGGTCGACGAGGTCACCGACCCCGGCGTGGCCGCCACCAAGCTCGCCTGGTGGCGCACCGAGGTCGCCCAGGCCTTCGCGGGCACGCCGCGCCACCCGGTGATGCAGGCGCTGATGCCGCACGCCGCGGCCTACGGCATCGAGGCGCGCCAGCTGCTCGAGGTGATCGACGGCTGCCAGATGGACCTGGACCAGACCCGCTACCTCGACTTCCCCGGCCTCGCCCGCTATTGCCACCTGGTGGCCGGCGTGGTGGGCGAGGTCGCGGCGCGCATCTTCGGGCAGACCGATCCGCAGACGACCGCCTACGCCCACAAGCTCGGCCTGGCGCTGCAGCTCACGAACATCCTCCGCGACGTGGGCGAAGACGCCCTGCGCGGCCGCATCTACCTGCCGGTCAACGAGCTGCAGCAGTTCGACGTGAAGGCGCACGAGATCCTGAACCGCGTGCACTCGGACCGCTTCGTGGCGCTCATGAAGTTCCAGGCGCAACGCGCGCATGCCGCCTACGACGAGGCGCTCGCCCTGCTGCCCGTAGCCGACCGCCGCACGCAGAAGCCCGGCCTGATGATGGCCAGCATCTACCGCACGCTGCTGCGCGAGATCGAGCGCGACGACTTCCAGGTGCTGAACCAGCGCGTGAGCCTGACGCCGGTGCGCAAGTTCTGGCTGGCGTGGAAGGTTCAAGCGCTGGGGCGGATTTGA